In Rhizophagus irregularis chromosome 26, complete sequence, one genomic interval encodes:
- a CDS encoding uncharacterized protein (SECRETED:cutsite_CYS-IL; SECRETED:prob_0.8927); SECRETED:SignalP(1-20) gives MNHSYILLLILSLLVNKCYSILKLYDNFNNELATFYNVDFPKIDNASYSEIRGKLFIASFDNVDNPCKISVIPSNVDVLFVPFLQALNLGCKSYENILLSNSWAKSQNSTDLSDHDINMYKSVATNPKLIPRNPIIKLSNTLLSTSIISNPKQVIIETDKDCKGFGLIFEILREFGVKFNEFTVKIKNHIKKVSKKIEDKVKEFIINQKRDVTSYTPKIIIFPSSHNGIPGIREQYNGNINILKTSTLSLTLLSNEDSDKLIEIANEITYVEITTDQGPWITFLKGQPWKTFSIILGVFYLLFAMLMMFLFPRTYMNLGCALLNPKFWVYPGLGITCACSFVILEIDPGDIEQDKISIFTREILCDIKSFFLTISYTILHISWKTVSKKICIEKRYYSFPIIHTIYKIIQPISALTFIVCFILRAVYESKSKLMTINLLRIAYIMESIALGLIGLGLFLFGTFIILALKRLQRTERNNYLKILFITLLLVISIVFYIGSKYFTFLVLTVENFKLDQISNNVMIVFCCLTMIFVLEDKLIGHYLPSNRDDILNPPNLIALTLITSSDVPSQPPPQSPVTDTTLVANSDEVITNV, from the exons ATGAATCactcatatattttattgttgattctttcattattagtaaataaatgttattcaattttaaaattatatgataattttaataatgaattggCCACTTTTTATAATGTTGATTTTCCAAAAATTGACAATGCAAGTTATTCAGAAATAAGAGGAAAGTTATTTATCGCTTCTTTTGATAATGTTGATAATCCATGTAAAATTTCTGTAATACCGAGTAATGTTGATGTCTTATTCGTCCCGTTTCTACAAGCATTAAACCTAGGATGTAAAAGttacgaaaatattttattaag taattctTGGGCAAAATCCCAAAATTCCACGGATTTGTCGGATCatgatataaatatgtataaatcTGTTGCAACTAATCCAAAACTTATTCCACGAAAtccaattatcaaattatcaaatactTTATTGTCTACATCTATTATTTCAAATCCAAAACAAGTTATCATAGAAACTGACAAAGATTGTAAAGGATTTGGGCTTATCTTTGAAATTCTCAGAGAATTTGGAgtgaaatttaatgaatttacggttaaaattaaaaatcatatcaaaaaagtttccaaaaaaattgaagataaagttaaagaatttattattaatcagaAAAGAGATGTAACGAGTTATACAccaaagataataatttttccttCCTCTCATAATGGAATTCCCGGTATAAGAGAACAATATAATGGgaatattaatattcttaaaaccTCAACTCTAAGTCTAACATTATTAAGTAATGAAGATAgtgataaattaattgaaattgcAAATGAAATTACCTATGTAGAAATAACAACAGATCAAGGTCCATGGATAACATTTTTGAAAGGTCAACCTTGGAAAACCTTTTCAATTATATTGGgcgtattttatttattgtttgcTATGCTTATGATGTTCTTATTTCCAAGAACATATATGAATTTGGGTTGTGCTTTGCTTAATCCAAAATTTTGGGTTTATCCAGGGTTAGGAATTACTTGTGcat GTTCATTCGTAATTCTTGAAATAGATCCTGGTGATATTGAACaagataaaatttcaatatttacaagagaaattttatgtgacataaaaagtttttttcttacaatatCATACACAATATTACACATTTCATG gaAAACTGTATCCAAAAAGATATGTATAGAAAAACGATATTATTCATTTCCTATCATTCACACTATCTATAAGATTATTCAACCAATATCAGCTTTAACATTTATAGTATGTTTCATATTACGTGCAGTTTATGAAAGCAAATCAAAGTTAAtgacaataaatttattgagaATTGCGTATATTATGGAATCAATTGCTTTAGGATTAATTGGATTAGGATTATTTTTGTTTggaacttttataattttggcatTGAAGAGATTACAAAGAActgaaagaaataattatttaaag atcctATTTATAACATTACTCCTGGTAATCTCGATCGTCTTTTATATCggaagtaaatattttacatttttggtACTTAcagttgaaaattttaaattagatcAG ATTTCGAATAATGTTATGATAGTATTTTGTTGTTTAACAATGATTTTTGTTCTCGAAGATAAACTTATTGGACATTACTTACCATCGAACAgagatgatattttaaatccTCCTAATTTAATTGCTTTAACTTTAATAACATCATCAGATGTACCTTCCCAACCTCCTCCACAATCACCAGTAACTGATACAACTTTAGTAGCCAATAGTGATGAAGTCATCACGAATGTTTAA